The stretch of DNA AAACGTCTTTAAGAATGTAGCGCCTCGCAGTTTAAGGGGCGCTCTGTGCCGCGCGTCCGGCCGGTTCCCTTACCGGTCAGTAGGGGCTGAGCCGGTAGCTCCCTCGTCCTATCGGCCGCCCAAGATCGCCGACGCCAATGTGTCTGGTGGCTAGTTGTCTCGCAGCCGCTTTTTTACCCGCGCCAGCATCGCCGACATGCCACGCAGTCGCAGCGGGCTGATCAGTTTCGCCAGGCCGAGATCGGAGTAGAAGTCGTCGGGCACGGCGAGGATGTCGTCGGCTGACTGTTTGTCGAGGCCTGCGGCCAGGATGGCGGCGAAGCCGCGCGTGGTCGGGGCTTCGGCCGGGGCGCTGAAGTACAGCCGCACCTCGTCGCGGTCGGCCGCGTCGACGTGAAGGAAAAGCGGCGACTGGCATTCGGGCACCGGCTCCATCGCCGCTTCCTCGAGATCGGCTGGCAGCGCGGGCAATTCGTTGGCGAACTCCAACAGCAGGGCGAGCTTGTCCTGTCCCTGAACTTCCTGGAAGTCCGATACGACCTCGGCCAGCGCTGCCGGCATACTCATGGCGCCTTGCCTGGCTCTTCCCCGACCGCGACGGGGACGCGCACGGCGTTCCCCCACTCGGTCCACGAACCGTCATAGTTGCGCACGCCTGGCTTGCCGAGCAGATGCGTCAGCACGAACCAGGTGTGGCTCGACCGCTCGCCGATGCGGCAGTAGACGACGGTCTTGTCGTCGGGCTCCAGGAACCCGTACAGCTCGTTGAGCTCGTCGCGGCTGCGGAACTTGCCGTTGTCCTGAGCGGCCTTACCCCACGGGATGGAACGTGCTGTGGGGATGTGGCCACCACGCAGCGCGCCTTCTTCGGGATAGTCGGGCATGTGTGTGCGCTCGCCGGTGTACTCCTGCGGCGAGCGCACATCGATCAACGGCTGCTCGCCGAGGATCCCGAGGACGTCGTCCTTGAACGCGCGAATCGGGGCGTCGTCGCGGTCGACGACGGGGTAGCCGGAGGTCTCCTTGGACGGCACGTCCAGCGTGGTATCGCGGCCGTCGGAGATCCACAGGTCGCGCCCGCCGTCGAGCAGCCGCACATCGGGATGACCGAACAACGTGAACACCCACAGCGCGTAGGCCGCCCACCAATTGCTCTTGTCGCCGTAAATGACGACGGTGTCGTCGCGGGTGATGCCCTTGCGGTTCATCAGCTCGGCGAACTGCTCACCGTTGATGTAATCGCGGACGTGCGGATCGTTGAGGTCGGTGTGCCAGTCGATCTTCACCGCGCCGGGAATGTGGCCGGTGTCATAGAGCAACACGTCCTCGTCGGACTCGACGATGGCAAGCCCTGGGCGGCCCAGGTTCCCGGACAGCCAGTCGGCGGTTACCAGACGCTCGGGATGGGCATATGACTGCAGGGCAGGATTGGGATCGGCAGGCAGCGGCACACCACGAGCCTACCCAGGCGGCGCGGGAAACAGCACGCGCCAACCACACGCAGACTTGCGCGGCAACGTATCCTCAACGCTTGTCGTCGCAAACTCCCAGACGCGAGGAACATGGACAATGATGGCTGACCCAGCAAAGTACGACGTCGGCATTGTGGGATTGGGTTTTGTCGGGCTTACCTTGGCCACGGTGCTGGCGGAGGCGGGGCACCGAGTGCTCGGCGTTGAGGCGCGCCCAGAGTTGGTCGAGCTCACCAACAATGGCATCCCGCATTTCTCCGAGGCGGGTCTCGGCGACGCCCTCGGCCGCGTCATCAGGTCCGGAAACCTGGTAGCGACTGGGAGGTTCGAGCAGGATTCGCACTGCGACACCTACATCATCACCGTCGGTACCCCGCTCTCCAGCGAAGGTACGCCCCGGGTCGACATGATCCAGCACGCGGCCCGTGAGGTGGCCGCCAATATGCGCGACGGCGCCCTGGTGATTCTGCGTTCGACCGTGATGGTCGAGACGACGCGCAAGATCGTCGGGCCCATCCTGGCCGACACCGGCAAGCAATTCAGCCTGGCGATGTGTCCGGAGCGCACTCTCGAGGGCAACGCCCTGCAGGAGTTGCGTGAGCTGCCGCAGATCATCGGCGCCGACGACCCGGCCGTTGCTGATCGGGCGGCGGCGATTTTCCGCCGCCTCACCAGCTCGGTCGTGCAACTGTCCACCCTCGAGGCCGCCGAGATCGTCAAGCTCGTCGACAATACGTATCGCGACGTGCAGTTCGCGTTCGCCAACGAGGTGGCCCGCCTCTGCGATGCGTTCGGTGTGAACGCTCATGAGGTGATCACATCGGGGAAGCTGGGCTACCGGCGCACCAACGTTGCGCTGCCCGGCCTGGTCGGCGGACCGTGCCTGGAGAAAGATCCGCACATCCTCATGTTCAGCGCGCGTAGCCGCGGCATCGATTTGGAAGTGTCGGCAGCCGGCCGGCTCGTCAACGAACGCCAACCGGAGGAGACGGTGAGCTTCATCAGCAAGGAGGTCGCGCGGCGCAACCTTGCCTCACCACTGCGGATCAGCTTGCTTGGCATGGCATTCAAGGGTGTGCCCGCGACCGATGATCTGCGGGGCTCGATGTCGGTCAAGGTCCTCGACGCGCTCAAGAAGGCGCATCCGGATGCGGAGTTCGGGATTTTCGACCCGGTGATCGCCTCCGAGACGCTGGCTGCCGCGTTCCCCGACGAGCGCATATTCAGCCGTATCGGCGATGCGGTCAGCGGCGCGTCCGTCGTCGTCATCGCCAACAACCACCCCGCGCTGGGCGCCTTCGCGCCACGAACGATCGCCGAATTCATCGCGCCGAACGGGTTCGTATTCGACTACTGGAACCATTTCGGACACCTGCCGCAGTCCGAGCTCGGTGACTCATACTTTTCGGTCGGCAACAGCGGGTTTATGACGGCCGATGACTAGGCGGGTGGTGGTCACCGGCGGCGGTGGCTTCATCGGTGGGCACCTGGTCACACGGCTGGTGACGGACGGCTGGAACGTCGCGGTGGTGGACACCATGGTCCGCGGGGACGCCAGTCGGTTCGCCGGGGTGGCCGATGACGTCGAGCTGTTCACGTGCGACGTACGCGACGAAGACGTGCTGGTGCGTGCATTCGACGGTGCAGACGTGGTCATGCACCTGGCGGCCATCAACGGCACCGAAAACTTTTACAAGCGGCCAGAACTCGTGCTCGACGTGGGGCTGCGCGGTGCGCTGGCGGTTGTCAACGCGGGCCGGCGGGCCGGGGTGCCGGACCTGGTGGTGGCGTCCACCGCCGAGGTCTACCAGACGCCTGCGGTCGTACCGACCCCCGAGACGATCCCGCTGATGCTGCCAGACAGTCTGAACCCCAGGTATTCCTACGGTGGCTCGAAGATCGTCAGCGAGCTGATCGCGTTCAACTACGCCAAGGACCACTATCGGCAAGTGCAGGTGTTCCGGCCGCACAACGTCTACGGCCCCGACATGGGCTGGAAGCACGTGATACCTCAGTTCACGATGCGAGCGTTGGCGGCCCGCGACGAATCATCTGGTGGCACAGTGCCTTTCGACATTCAGGGCGACGGCAGCGAAACCAGGGCGTTCTGCTACGTCGATGACGTCGTGACCGGCATCCTGACCATGTACGCCAACGGTGGCCACCGCGAGATCTATCACGTCGGCAATGACGAGGAGGTCTCGATCCGAGACCTTGCCGAGCGCGTCGGCAAGGCGGTCGGCGTGGATCTGGAGATTCGTCCCGGCCCGGCCGCCGCGGGTGGGACACCACGTCGCTGCCCCGACATCAACAAGATGCGCCGGCTCGGGTATTCGCCCGCGGTCGGCCTCGATGATGGGCTCGAACGCACGGTGGCGTGGTACCAGGCGCATCGCGACGATGTGCCTGCCAACGAGCTGATGTAACGGCCCGGCGGCGGTTATGAAATGACCGGGTTGGCCGCCCACAGATCCGAGATCGATAGGCCCGAGTGTCCGAGGAGCCGCCGCATCAGCGGCAGGCCGATGCCGATGACCGACGACGGATCGCCGCTCACCCCGTCGATGAACCAGCCGCCCAACCCGTCGAGCGTGAAGCCGCCAGCCACCGCCAGCGGCTCGCCCAATTCGACGTACGCATCGATGTCGGCGGACGACGGAACGCCGAAATTAACCGTGGTACATACCGCGTCGGCGGCGCGATAGGTAATCGCGTTGTCGCGCAGGCGGATCACGCAATGTCCGGTGTAAAGCTGACCGGACTTGCCGGCCATCTGCTGCCAGCCGCGGCGGGCCGCGTCCGCCGACGCCGGCTTGCCCAATAGCTGACCGTCGCGGTACAGCATCGAATCACAGCCGATCACAACGCAATCGGCGGCGACCGCCGGATCCAGCCCGTGAGCTACCGCGTCGGCCTTCGCCGCGGCCAACGCCGTCGTCACGTCGCCTGGCGCGGCGTCCGGGTCAAGCCCCGCGACGACGGCATCCTCGTCCACCCCCGAGACGATGACGAGCGGATCAATTCCCGCCTGGCGCAATACCTTACGACGGCCAGGTGAGGCAGACGCGAGTACCACGCGCGTCATTTCCGCATGTGTGTCCGTTCCAGCAGGGTGACCCGCTGCCAACTGAAGGTGGTATAGCGCAGCCGGTCCACCGGATGGCCCCACAAGTTCTGCTCGGCCTCGCGCGGCTCGGCGGGCGCGCCCGACCCGGTGCCCAGCACGGCGATCAGCGCGGCCAGCTCTTCCGCGGTCGGCTCGCCCCGCAGCACCTTGATGTGCGGATCGTGCGCCTGTGGATTCTGGGTTTCTTCGTTCGTCGTCACAATGGAATGTTCCCGTGCTTCTTCGGCGGAATCTGAGTGATCTTGCGCTCCAACAGCCGCAGCGCCGTGGCCACATAGCCACGGGTGTGCGACGGCGGAATCACCGCGTCGACGTAGCCGCGTTCGGCGGCGATGTACGGGTTGACGAGGGTGTCTTCGTAGTCCTGCTGCAGCTCGAGGCGCAGCGCGTCGACATCCTTGCCTTCCTTGGCGGCTTCCTTGAGCTGCTGGCGGTAAACGAACCCGACGGCGCCGGATGCGCCCATGACCGCGATCTGGGCGGTCGGCCACGCGACGTTGACATCGGCGCCCATTTCCTTCGAACCCATGACGCAGTAGGCGCCGCCATAGGCCTTGCGCGTGATCACGGTGACCTTGGCGACGGTGGCCTCGCCGTAGGCGTACAGCAGCTTGGCTCCGCGCCGGATGATGCCGTTGTACTCCTGATCGGTGCCGGGCAGGAAGCCGGGTACGTCGACGAGCATGACTATCGGGATGTTGAAGCAATCGCAGGTCCGGATGAAGCGGGCCGCCTTCTCCGAGGCATTGATGTCCAGGCAACCGGCGAATTGGGTGGGCTGGTTGGCGACGATTCCCACGGGCCGGCCCTCCACCCGGCCATAACCGACGATGATGTTCGTTGCGTAACCGGCCTGGACTTCCAGGAATTCGTCGTCGTCAAGGATGCGGGTGATGACCTCGTGCATATCGTACGGCTGGTTAGGCGAATCCGGGATCAGCGTGTCTAGCTCGAGGTCCTCGTCGGTGAGGTTCTCCTCGATTGCGCCGGTCGGCACGGGCACCGGGTACCGAGGCGGATCGGAGTAGTTGTTGCTCGGAAGGTAGCTGAGCAACTCGCGGACGTACTCGAAGGCGTCCTGCTCGCCGGACGCGACGTAGTGCGCGAGACCGGACTTGGCCATGTGGGTGTGTGCGCCGCCGAGTTCCTCCATCGTCACCTCTTCGCCGGTGACCGTCTTGATGACGTCCGGACCTGTGATGAACATCTGGCTGGTCTGGTCGACCATGATGACGAAGTCGGTCAGCGCGGGGGAGTAGACGTGGCCACCGGCCGCGGCGCCCATGATCAACGAGATCTGCGGGATAACGCCTGAGGCAAGGATGTTGTTGTGGAAGATGTTGCTGTACAAGCCAAGTGAGACCACGCCCTCCTGGATGCGGGCGCCAGCGCCGTCGTTGATGCCGATCAATGGGCGGCCAGTCTTGATAGCCAGCTCCTGCACCTTGACGATCTTCTCGCCGTACACCTCACCGAGGCTGCCGCCGAACACCGTGGCGTCCTGGCTGAAGATGCAGACGTCGCGGCCGTCGATCGTGCCGTACCCGGTGACCACGCCGTCGCCAAGCGGCCGGTTCTCCTGCAGGCCGAAGTTGGTGCTGCGGTGCCGCGCCAGTGCGTCGAGTTCGACAAAGGAGTCCTCGTCCAGCAGGGCGAGGATGCGCTCGCGCGCCGTCAGTTTGCCCTTGGCGTGGGTTTTTTCTACTGCGGCCTCGCCGACAGGGTGCAGGGTCTCTTTTGTTCGCTTGCGAAGATCGGCCAATTTACCCGCGGTCGTATGGATGTCGACCTCGTGTTCGGAGGCGGCCTCAGCCCTGTGGTCGGAAACGCTCGTCATGGTC from Mycobacterium sp. JS623 encodes:
- a CDS encoding NAD-dependent epimerase/dehydratase family protein; translated protein: MTRRVVVTGGGGFIGGHLVTRLVTDGWNVAVVDTMVRGDASRFAGVADDVELFTCDVRDEDVLVRAFDGADVVMHLAAINGTENFYKRPELVLDVGLRGALAVVNAGRRAGVPDLVVASTAEVYQTPAVVPTPETIPLMLPDSLNPRYSYGGSKIVSELIAFNYAKDHYRQVQVFRPHNVYGPDMGWKHVIPQFTMRALAARDESSGGTVPFDIQGDGSETRAFCYVDDVVTGILTMYANGGHREIYHVGNDEEVSIRDLAERVGKAVGVDLEIRPGPAAAGGTPRRCPDINKMRRLGYSPAVGLDDGLERTVAWYQAHRDDVPANELM
- a CDS encoding acyl-CoA carboxylase subunit epsilon; this encodes MTTNEETQNPQAHDPHIKVLRGEPTAEELAALIAVLGTGSGAPAEPREAEQNLWGHPVDRLRYTTFSWQRVTLLERTHMRK
- a CDS encoding Maf family protein, producing the protein MTRVVLASASPGRRKVLRQAGIDPLVIVSGVDEDAVVAGLDPDAAPGDVTTALAAAKADAVAHGLDPAVAADCVVIGCDSMLYRDGQLLGKPASADAARRGWQQMAGKSGQLYTGHCVIRLRDNAITYRAADAVCTTVNFGVPSSADIDAYVELGEPLAVAGGFTLDGLGGWFIDGVSGDPSSVIGIGLPLMRRLLGHSGLSISDLWAANPVIS
- a CDS encoding acyl-CoA carboxylase subunit beta — its product is MTSVSDHRAEAASEHEVDIHTTAGKLADLRKRTKETLHPVGEAAVEKTHAKGKLTARERILALLDEDSFVELDALARHRSTNFGLQENRPLGDGVVTGYGTIDGRDVCIFSQDATVFGGSLGEVYGEKIVKVQELAIKTGRPLIGINDGAGARIQEGVVSLGLYSNIFHNNILASGVIPQISLIMGAAAGGHVYSPALTDFVIMVDQTSQMFITGPDVIKTVTGEEVTMEELGGAHTHMAKSGLAHYVASGEQDAFEYVRELLSYLPSNNYSDPPRYPVPVPTGAIEENLTDEDLELDTLIPDSPNQPYDMHEVITRILDDDEFLEVQAGYATNIIVGYGRVEGRPVGIVANQPTQFAGCLDINASEKAARFIRTCDCFNIPIVMLVDVPGFLPGTDQEYNGIIRRGAKLLYAYGEATVAKVTVITRKAYGGAYCVMGSKEMGADVNVAWPTAQIAVMGASGAVGFVYRQQLKEAAKEGKDVDALRLELQQDYEDTLVNPYIAAERGYVDAVIPPSHTRGYVATALRLLERKITQIPPKKHGNIPL
- a CDS encoding SufE family protein; translation: MSMPAALAEVVSDFQEVQGQDKLALLLEFANELPALPADLEEAAMEPVPECQSPLFLHVDAADRDEVRLYFSAPAEAPTTRGFAAILAAGLDKQSADDILAVPDDFYSDLGLAKLISPLRLRGMSAMLARVKKRLRDN
- a CDS encoding nucleotide sugar dehydrogenase; translated protein: MADPAKYDVGIVGLGFVGLTLATVLAEAGHRVLGVEARPELVELTNNGIPHFSEAGLGDALGRVIRSGNLVATGRFEQDSHCDTYIITVGTPLSSEGTPRVDMIQHAAREVAANMRDGALVILRSTVMVETTRKIVGPILADTGKQFSLAMCPERTLEGNALQELRELPQIIGADDPAVADRAAAIFRRLTSSVVQLSTLEAAEIVKLVDNTYRDVQFAFANEVARLCDAFGVNAHEVITSGKLGYRRTNVALPGLVGGPCLEKDPHILMFSARSRGIDLEVSAAGRLVNERQPEETVSFISKEVARRNLASPLRISLLGMAFKGVPATDDLRGSMSVKVLDALKKAHPDAEFGIFDPVIASETLAAAFPDERIFSRIGDAVSGASVVVIANNHPALGAFAPRTIAEFIAPNGFVFDYWNHFGHLPQSELGDSYFSVGNSGFMTADD
- a CDS encoding sulfurtransferase; the encoded protein is MPLPADPNPALQSYAHPERLVTADWLSGNLGRPGLAIVESDEDVLLYDTGHIPGAVKIDWHTDLNDPHVRDYINGEQFAELMNRKGITRDDTVVIYGDKSNWWAAYALWVFTLFGHPDVRLLDGGRDLWISDGRDTTLDVPSKETSGYPVVDRDDAPIRAFKDDVLGILGEQPLIDVRSPQEYTGERTHMPDYPEEGALRGGHIPTARSIPWGKAAQDNGKFRSRDELNELYGFLEPDDKTVVYCRIGERSSHTWFVLTHLLGKPGVRNYDGSWTEWGNAVRVPVAVGEEPGKAP